From the genome of Triticum aestivum cultivar Chinese Spring chromosome 3B, IWGSC CS RefSeq v2.1, whole genome shotgun sequence, one region includes:
- the LOC123064614 gene encoding lipid phosphate phosphatase 2 isoform X1, translated as MRGGGNTQDRMQQVQHTVQTHGYGLARKHTYDWVVLTLLAAAVVVLHYAPPFNRFVGKDMMADIRYPVKQSTVPAWAVPVISMLCPVLVFVAVYVARRDVYDLHHATLGVIFAVLITAAFTDVIKTAVGRPRPDFFWRCFPDGRQVYDQVTGGVICHGEKGFLTDGRKSFPSGHTSWSFAGLGFLSLYLSGKIKAFDRKGHVAKLCIVILPLLLASLVGVSRIDNYRHHWEDVLVGGLIGYIMAVLCYLHFFPPPYHHQGWGPYAYFHMLEELEVHNSNNAQNQQSAGEHHIGLTGQHHNGRSRNDLESGSV; from the exons ATGCGTGGTGGAGGCAACACG CAGGATAGGATGCAGCAGGTTCAGCACACGGTTCAGACGCACGGATATGGACTGGCCAGAAAGCACACTTATGACTGGGTCGTTCTTACGCTCCTAGCTGCGGCCGTGGTCGTCTTGCATTATGCTCCGCCGTTTAATCGGTTCGTTGGGAAGGATATGATGGCTGATATTAGGTACCCGGTGAAACAGAGTACTGTGCCAGCATGGGCTGTTCCT GTAATCTCTATGCTGTGTCCAGTGCTTGTTTTCGTAGCGGTGTATGTTGCTAGAAGGGACGTCTATGACCTTCACCACGCAACGCTAG GTGTTATTTTCGCTGTGCTGATCACTGCCGCGTTCACTGATGTGATAAAGACTGCAGTAGGGAGACCAAGGCCAGACTTCTTTTGGCGGTGTTTTCCTGATGGAAGGCAG GTATATGATCAAGTGACAGGTGGTGTGATTTGCCATGGCGAGAAAGGTTTCTTAACCGATGGGCGCAAGAGTTTTCCTAGTGGACACACGTCGT GGTCTTTTGCTGGACTTGGATTTTTGTCACTATACTTATCTGGCAAAATTAAGGCGTTTGATCGCAAAGGTCATGTGGCAAAACTTTGCATCGtgattcttcctcttcttcttgcttCGCTTGTTGGGGTTTCTAGAATAGACAACTATCGGCACCACTGGGAGGATGTGCTTGTCGGTGGCCTGATTG GATATATCATGGCAGTGCTGTGCTATCTGCACTTCTTTCCTCCTCCATATCACCATCAAG GTTGGGGTCCCTATGCGTACTTCCACATGCTGGAAGAGCTTGAGGTGCACAATTCAAATAATGCACAAAACCAGCAGTCTGCAGGTGAGCATCATATCGGATTGACCGGCCAACACCATAACGGGAGATCAAGAAATGATTTGGAATCTGGAAGTGTGTAA
- the LOC123064614 gene encoding lipid phosphate phosphatase 2 isoform X2, giving the protein MRGGGNTDRMQQVQHTVQTHGYGLARKHTYDWVVLTLLAAAVVVLHYAPPFNRFVGKDMMADIRYPVKQSTVPAWAVPVISMLCPVLVFVAVYVARRDVYDLHHATLGVIFAVLITAAFTDVIKTAVGRPRPDFFWRCFPDGRQVYDQVTGGVICHGEKGFLTDGRKSFPSGHTSWSFAGLGFLSLYLSGKIKAFDRKGHVAKLCIVILPLLLASLVGVSRIDNYRHHWEDVLVGGLIGYIMAVLCYLHFFPPPYHHQGWGPYAYFHMLEELEVHNSNNAQNQQSAGEHHIGLTGQHHNGRSRNDLESGSV; this is encoded by the exons ATGCGTGGTGGAGGCAACACG GATAGGATGCAGCAGGTTCAGCACACGGTTCAGACGCACGGATATGGACTGGCCAGAAAGCACACTTATGACTGGGTCGTTCTTACGCTCCTAGCTGCGGCCGTGGTCGTCTTGCATTATGCTCCGCCGTTTAATCGGTTCGTTGGGAAGGATATGATGGCTGATATTAGGTACCCGGTGAAACAGAGTACTGTGCCAGCATGGGCTGTTCCT GTAATCTCTATGCTGTGTCCAGTGCTTGTTTTCGTAGCGGTGTATGTTGCTAGAAGGGACGTCTATGACCTTCACCACGCAACGCTAG GTGTTATTTTCGCTGTGCTGATCACTGCCGCGTTCACTGATGTGATAAAGACTGCAGTAGGGAGACCAAGGCCAGACTTCTTTTGGCGGTGTTTTCCTGATGGAAGGCAG GTATATGATCAAGTGACAGGTGGTGTGATTTGCCATGGCGAGAAAGGTTTCTTAACCGATGGGCGCAAGAGTTTTCCTAGTGGACACACGTCGT GGTCTTTTGCTGGACTTGGATTTTTGTCACTATACTTATCTGGCAAAATTAAGGCGTTTGATCGCAAAGGTCATGTGGCAAAACTTTGCATCGtgattcttcctcttcttcttgcttCGCTTGTTGGGGTTTCTAGAATAGACAACTATCGGCACCACTGGGAGGATGTGCTTGTCGGTGGCCTGATTG GATATATCATGGCAGTGCTGTGCTATCTGCACTTCTTTCCTCCTCCATATCACCATCAAG GTTGGGGTCCCTATGCGTACTTCCACATGCTGGAAGAGCTTGAGGTGCACAATTCAAATAATGCACAAAACCAGCAGTCTGCAGGTGAGCATCATATCGGATTGACCGGCCAACACCATAACGGGAGATCAAGAAATGATTTGGAATCTGGAAGTGTGTAA